In Vigna angularis cultivar LongXiaoDou No.4 chromosome 8, ASM1680809v1, whole genome shotgun sequence, the DNA window GCATTTTGTAGATGCAAGGTatggagaaaaggaaaaggtccATAAATTTGATTACAACTGCCAAGCAGCTTCTGGTAAAATATGGAACATGGTTAAATAAGGAAAGTTACACACCGACATGTAATTGTAAGTTCCAACAAATGTATCTCTTTGACCCATTGAGCTTGCCAGCATAGCACTAACACCAAAGTCAGTAATTTTCACCTCCCCTTTGTGATTAACTAACAGATTGGATGGCTTAATGTCTCTGTGTATTACATGTCGTTCATTGTGCAGATAAACAAGACCTTGCAATACCTGAAATATGCATGTGAATGGTTAAAGTTTGGCATCAACTATTGCAAGGACTAGAAGCTTCAATTTCAACAAGAAATGGAAATATGGTCCAGCATACCTGCTTACAAACCACGGCAAGATATGGTTCCAGAATAGTTTTAACTTGTTTGATTACATCTGCTAAAGAACCACGATCCATGTATTCTAACACAAGTGATATAACTCCATTGTGATAGAACGAGTGATAGCAAACTACAACATGTGGACACTGTGACGCCTGATTTATTTTCAGTTCCTGAACAATCTGTTTTCGAATATCCTCTTGTATATTCATCTGAATAACCTGCAATAGAAGTCGAAACATATTTCCCAATCATAAAAAAGGTAAAACCCAATTGAAAATACtgaaaatcattttcataaCAATAGCCTTTCTTTTAAAAGACAGTGTATAACAGATGCAATATCTCAATGTCAAACAGAAACCAAGGGATAAGATGAagaaagaataaacaaaaaaaattctgaaaagAATATCCATACACGCAAATCTACCCATAAGAGGTAATTAACAAAACATGCCCATGACAACCTTTAAAGCAAACAATCTTCCAACCCACTTATGGCGAACAAGTTGTACCACACCACCACTGCCTTTTCCAATTACTTTGACGGTCTCAAGGTCATCCAGTGTGAAGTCAAATTCCAGTTCCTTACCATCCGAAGGCTGTTCAAAGAGGTAAATTATAAGCGTGGATATTAGAATCACAAAATACAGAGAAAAAAAGACAGAGAcagaaacagaaacagaaaaatGAATCTGTGAATGGCATAATGATGCATGCATAATGGTGATAGAGTATTAGGTTAGAATGTGCAGTATGGGCCCAATAGAAGAATTTGTTTCTTAATACGTTGAAATATTATTCATATCAAGTCATCATGTTTAATACACTACGGTCTTGTTTTCTCTATCTGAGATTCAAAGAGCTGGTAAATGATATGAGATGAGAAAAGTAACAGCaaccataaaagaaaaaaccacCAAGCCTTCTTCACGTGGTACAGAAGAGAAGTAGAACAACTTGGGTTGGAATCTGCATTATGATGAGTGGTATAACTGAGAAAACCATCATCTTTGCCATGTTTCTAGTATCTACATCCATAGTGATACCATAACCAGTTAGCAATTCTTTTATTCCTCCCATTGATGAATTTGAGCCACCAGAGTTAGAGtcatttttcaactttttgATTTCCAATGATAACACAGGTTCCCCATACTACTGTAAGAAGCAAGATGAACGGTCTAGCCAACAAACCAACTACAGTGGAAGCATACTCTTGTGCACTGTCTTTGTCAGTGGAAAGCAACAAGAATTAGAGACTCGGGAAGGGAACCAAGATTACCAAAAGCAATGCCACCAAAAACACCTGGGCCAAATAGGATTCTCCAACAACAAGTACTCAACCTTTGGTCTTTGAATTGTATATAAGAATCTTGGGGTTGAGCGTCATCAACCCCATCACCAGGACGAGCATAGAAAGAGGAAACAAGTAGAGGGgaacaaaatcaaaattgaacTCCGTCATTGATTGAAACATATAATAATGCACAATATAAATTCTGCAGAACATAAtggatgaaaattataaatcacTAGGAATGTAAAGTGATAGAGCTACCCGTGATTCCTTTTCTTCAGAGATAAGACGCAACCCTTTCTGATTCAACAGTAGATCTCCATCATGGAACGTTCCACTAGCAGTCCTAATCCCAATTTGACAATAACCAAATCGTTCAATTTCAAACACATAACAGAagtaaagtaatttttttttaagatagtAGAAATCAAAATGTGaactttcttcactttttttgGTCCTGAATTGAACAGGTATTTAAATCAcgataaaattacaaaaactagagctatttatgaaaatatatctTTGAATCCTATGACCCATGTCTACCCTAGCACATCGTAGACACTATCAAAAAGCCCAGAACATAGAGAAGCAACAAAATGAGGCAGTGAGAGTAAAAACGGGAACTTTATTCATAAATTGAAGAAATATGCAAAGAAGACGAAATGGGATggtaaaggaaaaagaaaaggaaattaaaGTACAGGAAAGAGGTAATGGGGGTTTTCTGAGCAGGAACGGCGAGCTTTAGCTGCTTCAATGGCGTCTTCGTCTTCATCTTCGCTGTTCACTGACTGATATCGTTGTTGTTCTTCTCTTCTGCTTTAGGATCCACGTTTCAGTGATTCACagtttctcttctctcttacaCACACAAAGCAGAAAGAAAGTGTGCGGAAGAAAGTGTATGAATAAATTCAAACGAAGTGGCCgcgaaaataaaataagtattttatatttttatttatttttaatgaattgttTATGAATAAGTTTCATGTTGTAGACAGAATACCGTTTAAGGACAACAAGTgctcattcctttcaaattttcaatcatATCTTAATGGGAAAACTcaaatgtagaaaaaaaaaatgtgcacgtgttatcaaatttcaaacttaaatttgttttttacaatatagttttattttacttttaatttatataaaaaaaatatcatttttagttTGTGGgaactttttcttttgttcggatcatttcttattttagtctttctaaaatattaatttttgcaTATAGATTTTTAGTTcatcaaacatatatttttaaacaaaaaaaaaacaacattttcaatgTCTTCTAATACACAACTAGAAAAACATTAtcaatcaattttcattttgattttaaaataagttttaaaacttaaatatattagtGAACTCAACCTCCcaaatatattagtatttttttcttagtATTTTCATGGGCAGTGTGATTTAGCCAATGATAGAATTCATGAATATCTTTTGTAAGTTATCCCAATCTTGatacaatattattaatacaattattttggttaaaaaaaatgagaatattaATTGTATAGAAGTACATTGAATTAATCACCAAACACTTATTTCCTACTTGCAAATTCCTTGACATTTTTTACACccatataaaaaagataatgcACAAAATTTACACACAAGTTTCATAGATATACGTTTTATTTATGAAGCTTTCCaattaaaattaaggtttcatttgggtaaatatttgaattaaagaaTCATGTAAATTACCAAAGTGAAATTGTCAGAACGAGTAAAATCCACGCACGTATCGTTCAGTGGAATTCACGTGTCAAGAGGGAGGCTCGACACTCAGATGACGGACGCCAAGTGTCAAACGAAGTGGATCCGAAAATCAGTTAGTGAAAAACAGGTGTCGACTGAAGAGGGGACGTTCGTTCTGACGTGTGGAGCAAAACTTGAATTTTCAGAAAATCTACCccattctctgcatgcaccctctttTCAGATTTCTGAAGAATctcattctctcctccttctctctacatcctcttcatcttctctctgaGAAAACACTCACTTTCTCTCCTCCGATCACTATTACGGCACCGTAGGATCACTTCCAGCGTCCCAAGCTTTAGTTTGATCCGATTGGTTTCAAATTCTGAACGGtcgttgagcgttgagggtagaaaggATCGTAGTTCAGTGAACTGAGTCCCAGTCTGAGGGACGTACGTTCACgctctgaggtaagggaagcttatttaatttaatttgtatgctgttgaaatgtttgaacttcgtttagttgattgaatgattttgatgcaCGATGACTGATGTGATTGGATTGAATGAACGTTCATTGAGTTACTGAATTAAAGTGAAGTATGATTATTGTGATATTTgactatatgatatatgatggttGCCATGTCTGAtgtatgaaaaatatgaaacttatatgatatggatcgtatgaagtatgaaagttgattatgatataaatgtataaagttatgaaactatatgttaagaaatgagtttgaaaatAAACGAGTCTGGTATGAAATTTCTCATAtaaaagtgtacgttcgttactgaaacggtcattgaccgttcggttttcctggtGAACCTAGTTGAAACAGGATTCTTTCACTTGgagagaatcctagttgaggacgagcgtcctcgggtagtaatactatgcttgagcgttcggccaagcacagTTGTATCTGGGTATCCTGTGATAaactcaatttttatatataatggtATATTTCCGTTGTTCGTAAACACTACTTCGatagtatcttattatatttatcaagccttttattataagtttagtagtgctcggtcttacacctagcgttcgtactgagtagtgctcggtcttacaccaagcgctcgtattgagtagtgctcggtcttacaccaagcgctcgtgcTCGTTTCTtgtataatctatcttgatgaaaatagtgtTCGTCTAACTTCGATAGAATTTTcttctctaccgtgctcggtcatttactggcattCGAATTTCTTGATGTAAAATCAAATAAGTTCAATATccataagcgttcggtttcttcatgagaattcttctaagtattattattgGAATATCTTGAAGTGTCTGTATCGATTGGTTCCAGCATAGAGTCGTAGCCTTTGGCGAGGTCTTTTCAGCGTTCGGTCAGAGTTATCAAGAGTCAGTTCCTATAATTGATTCACTTTGTTATGAACGTTCGGTTCATTCGTTCCTTGCTATATCTATTACACTCGGTTTTTCTCTCAAACCGACAGTAAACCTCTCGGTCTTACTctattctggaactggagacctctctgtctcgttccaagcgttcgtccttgttctGAGTGAGGAtagaacgttcggtatttggtgtcTTTATAAACCTTTGAACAAAgatgaaatttaacttattggcaataaagatgaatttgagaaaagtgataatgaaagatggaattgagaatgattatgaatgaaataagaagagaatgtgatatgaatgaaatgatgtgaagttgaacgagcgttccagggaggaacgactcatggatgaatgttggaatttgtaaagtatgactgtgggaagctaatgctggctgttcatcctgatgtttcgtgggtactcgtcctcacatagaggagggtaggtcatgtgtggaaacggcaggaggtcccgtccttaggggtactttggatgaataggactaacctcgggtggcagctgatgagattattccagttactacatcacccgggtgcacgaacgcctgtagctacgcagatttcatacagtccggacagtcagtctagtgataggctttgtatgatacgtacgttgaaatttatttggtgttggattatttgaaatgtatgtttatgcatgaattaaattacataagcttaccctgcgtttcctgtcgtgtctggttttgtacgtccgtccttgtcattgcaatgatcatccgtgtggatgtgagcagaaggagacgagcggctagaagaggcgctggaagaagaaaatttggaagaagttgaagcaGAGATAGAACAGTAGAACGTTCGGTCCTTTGTCTAGTTAAtgaggtggtcgttcgatcaccttccctttCGTTAAGAATGATCGTTcggtatttttcttttgtaaaccgttcggtcaggtttacTATTATTGTACGGCTTAAATTTGTAATCCTtttttgtaaggccgttcggccatgagcGTACGCTCGACTCTAGTGTAAGATTGattctgaattattattaatgtgattattctaatatatataatttattgttgtatttttgagatgttacagaaatattatttcttctgCGCAACAATACAAATAGCACTggtaaaacaatataaaactttatcctaaaataatattattaggctatgttgaaaaaataatggtattttgatataaaaaatttttGCACTTATTCTccattatttatcaatttttttttctttgcatatataaaagttagtttttgaaatgattattttaCTCTTAAGAGTAAGTtgtaaagatattaaaaaatcatcTTCCCATGAAAAATCggtatatataatttgtaataaaagttaattattttttaaaattaaaatccaaaaaataaaatacgatTGTTCCAACCGACTATGTCAAGCTTCTAAAATTGAGGCTAAAATTTTGAGCATATTTGATTAAGTCAAACAAAcgatttaaattttattttcacgaattaaatatattatttcatttatttatcgTTAATTTTTAAGTAACAACTGATTTGACCCACTAATCCAGCagtcataaaatttataaaccaaTTTACAAAAATTGATTTCGAAGAAAGTTGATTGCACAAACTGATTTCTGAAAATTTATgtttagttttttattcttaaaaaaaagttaataaaaaaataaaaaaaatatattttgaaactcataaattttttaccttcatttaatattattttttaaaatttttactcttttattttttcaaaaatataaaatcttatattttttcaaaaatataaaatcttatatttttatgattattttatctttattttatgtttgaaaataaacataaaaatgtaatatGTCCTTACTGAGagtatatatataacataaaaaaaaaaggtaatgaaatttaaaatttaaacaaggAAGAAGTGCTTCACTCTGATATGCTTATTGTCTGCAACAACTCCCAACATGCAGCAGCATGGGGTTGAAACAATGCAGATCATAATCGTAAATAACAACTTACAGTATactcaaagaaaaaaagttaataaatttggAAAAATGTCGATCTCTACAGACCCTGGTCGACAAGGTAATCTCCCAACCTCTCAACAACCATGTTGCACTGTCCAGGAGTAACAGGTTCATCGTACATACCAAAAACTAAAGCTTGCCCAGTTTTCTTTATGGTTATTCCTCCAGATCCCTGTCCCATACAACAACCATATCCTCAATCAGAACAAACGTTTATACATCTACACCAAATCTTCTTTTTCATAGCTCAAATAATCTACCAAAATGCTTGTTTTACTGAGCTTTTCGTCAATCACTTCATATTTCTTATTCACAGTAAAACAAAGTGACGAAATCACACTCACAACCATGAACAACCTCAAGAAGAATTATGACTAGAAAAGGTAACAAATATGAACAACCTGAAGAAGAATTATGACTAGAAAACccaaaaaatatactttaaacttaacttaaTCTTATACAACTAATTTGTAAATGATGTTTACctctatttatatattgtaaattaattttatttaatcgtTGTATTATTCTTTGTTGGTTTGAGTGACATATGAGACTAGATTAATCAAAAGATGGTTATCGATTCCGTAACGTATTGCTTTTTAAAGATAACAAAGggtacaaaaaagaaaaataattctttgAGACACGTAAACGAGTATATGGTATTatgacatatttttatttttattttgagatttttatttttattttttacactattttttttaaagatacaaaaatttacatttttatacgTGAATGTAAAAATGTGTTATGATACCATATGAAATGTTTGgagtgaaaaaggagaaaaatagtGATATATTTGGAAAAGTATATACCTTTTTTCCACGGATGACGGCACCTGGCTCTCCCTGGATTACCATGTATTTGGTGCCGGAAAGGTGGAGGCCAGTGGGAGCAAGATAGCCAGGTTCATCAAAATCTTTCATGATGCCATTGATCTCATCAGATTTaatctgaaaaaaaatatataaatatattgcaTGAAATGGATGATGTGAATGGAAAGAAAGATGAATAATATAAGTAGGTTTTATAAGAGATTGTGTTGCATGATGCAGACCTGAGGGAATGCAGAACTTTGAGCCCAAACGGAGCCATCATGGCCGATGATGGCAGCGGCGGTGAGATGGTGTCCGGTGCCATCGATGTCACACATCAAGTGTTCATCTACGTAGGTTTGCCACgacattattaattaattgtgtTTTGGGTGGTTCTGTGTTTGGTTCCTTTGTGTCTGGTTTTTGTGTGGAATGAATGTTGTTTTAAAAGATGACATGCATGCGGTGATGCGGAGTGGCTTATGAGATGACCGTCCATTTTGCACTTCTTTCAATTCTTACCATTCAACCAACCCTTCCTTTTAGGAACCTAATTCAATTCCCCTCTTCTTTTCATTCCCCAAATAGATTCTTTTACAAACTCACCAAATacatataaacaatttttttaattattcactttttttttatcatttttaccCTCACATTTTCTTAAAATGCATTATGgcatttgtttaaaaatataattgtattaGCCATTTAGACTGCTTTTTATTTCCATTGAGCAGTTTCCTAATCGGATACGCCTTTCAAATTTGACTACTATAAAACTATAAGGCTTTTACTTTCTGCACCCTACATTTTAACCGAActaatgtataatattttatatcgtTTTAAGGGTGTTTTTTCCCTATACTTCCAAGATTTTTTCCTCCACCTCCATGCACCTCCAAACTACCAAAAATGCTTCTTAATAAATCTTAAACAGATTTAAAAATCCATCAACACCTTTAATAGATTTCAATATCCAGGTGagaaattttgaaatccatttaaaaaatatagcgaatttcaaaatctgaacATAAGCAATTTTTGAAATCCGTTAAAATATGTTAACGAAATCCATTTATCATTTctcttaaatttgtttttaaatttttaaaatctgtgtatttttttttcaaaattttgagtaatattaataataataataacaataataatataaaacataatttaatacatatgaatatattaaattatattagaatatTAGAAATCcgttaatatatattaatgcaTTTCGAAAttggtttaataatttttttaaaatttaacatttaataataatctagtttaatttaatattttgatattatttaatatatattcatattttaataattattaaaatatttttttattataatagttataataaaaaaataattaaaataaaaatagtaataacaaaaataaaaataacaataatgaaaaaaataattataatataaaatatgttaaacgcATCTCGAAATAACATATGTTAACGGATTGTTTGAAATTCGTTTgacatattttatcaaattttaatttttaattttaaattaaaaaatattattttagtttttataataaaatttcatatatgttaatattttaatagttaatataaatattgatattataataatttttactttttttgtatttttattttattttttaaaataccttttatttgtttcagttgaataaaataaattttaaaatgttaataaatattaaattattaaattaaattaaatatttattaatttttaaattaaaaaacaaaaatttaaaataatatgttaattgAGCGGCAATGTCTTATTCACCTAGCGCCGAATCCTGGGACCCTCAATCCAAATGCTTCTGAagtttgatatttaaaatgtttatatactTGACTAGTGTTGAAATCTTATTTTGGTCATTCactattatatttatctttctaTTATATTCTTCAAAATCTGCACCAATTAGGTAGCATATGATTTAAATTTGAGGTGATTTGCAAAGTGAATTAGCTAATCAATGGTTTTTTATTCAATACTTACTTTTTCTTTAGCTTACATTTTGTCAGGTTGGTCCTTAGGTTTAACAGTATGTTGATCATGCATGTCAGTACTGCAATTGTTACGCTGCTGAAGTTTCAGCTTTCGCAACTTCAGCGATATTACGTGtgaagttttaaattatatttcctCAGGATCCATGAGACGCTTTAAAATATAAGCAGTAActattaacaaatattataaagatCACTTATTAATCCTAAATTGATTCTATAGAGAACTCACGTTGAATCTGGATTGCTTTCAAATGTCCcgaaagaataaaaatatcgGTAGCTCATATTGATTGGTTCGTGAAGACGTGGCTGAATTCGCGTTTAAGCAGCTGGGGGATTTCGGTAATAAGCTGGAACGGTTGTAGGGAAGAACATCTGACGGACTCCTTCTGCCTTGATTATTGGCATGATGATACCGGATGCACTCTGAATAGATAGAATAGGTTTTTGCAGTTAGATTAAAGGGAGTTTTCCGACTAATTTTCCagataaaagaacaattaataCACACATTTTGCTACTTACAGAAATTAATCGAAGTCCGATCCATATCCGTTTAGGTGAAGGAAATGGTAGTAGTAAACGGCCGACACCATATATTGCAACAGCaaagaaatggagaaccagGGTCAAGGGCCGAGGATTTAACCCCGAAAGCAGAGAGATTGGTCCTTCCGAGAATTGGCCTCCAAGACTAAGATAATCGAAGCAAGCTTGGCGCATTTCCTTCCTCGCTGGATCAGGTGATGCGCAAAAAACCTTATAAAGAGCTCCTGCCAGGGTATTTATAGTGGACGCCACAGGCTGCAAATTGAAAGATGAAGATAGTTAGGGTAACATATTCGTGTTTTTTGTGTTCcgtttaggaaaaaaaaaaataagtgattGCCTAAATTCAGTGTATCAATGTTATAGAGCACATTACTTTTCGCAAGGTATAAAAGGATTCAAGGTATTTGCAAAGGCTGGGTGCATCATTCAGATTACGCAAAGGCCTGAGAAGATTTCGAAGCACTACTATATCAGATAATGCCACAGTCATGCCACCCCCCGTTAGAGGATGGCGCATGTTGAATGCATCTCCCATCAGCAGGGCTCCGGGAGTAGGATGAGGAGCAGCTGGCATGCTTCTGTTTGGCATTGTCCTGATGCGGCCT includes these proteins:
- the LOC108344747 gene encoding mitogen-activated protein kinase kinase 6, producing MKTKTPLKQLKLAVPAQKTPITSFLTASGTFHDGDLLLNQKGLRLISEEKESRPSDGKELEFDFTLDDLETVKVIGKGSGGVVQLVRHKWVGRLFALKVIQMNIQEDIRKQIVQELKINQASQCPHVVVCYHSFYHNGVISLVLEYMDRGSLADVIKQVKTILEPYLAVVCKQVLQGLVYLHNERHVIHRDIKPSNLLVNHKGEVKITDFGVSAMLASSMGQRDTFVGTYNYMSPERISGSTYDYSCDIWSLGMVVLECAIGRFPYIQSEDQQSWPSFYELLAAIVDSPPPSAPPDQFSPEFCSFVSSCIQKDPRDRLTSLELLSHPFIKKFEDKDLDLGILVGSLEPPVNFPR
- the LOC108345303 gene encoding profilin-4, which gives rise to MSWQTYVDEHLMCDIDGTGHHLTAAAIIGHDGSVWAQSSAFPQIKSDEINGIMKDFDEPGYLAPTGLHLSGTKYMVIQGEPGAVIRGKKGSGGITIKKTGQALVFGMYDEPVTPGQCNMVVERLGDYLVDQGL